From a single Natronorubrum tibetense GA33 genomic region:
- a CDS encoding NAD(P)/FAD-dependent oxidoreductase, translating to MTNPNASTDSTVASDSTTRLTDDIPTYDVAVISGGPAGCSAAVFTARAALETVLFEHDRSALLKSAHLENYLGFPFGIQPAQFLELAREHAREAGARTHRASVTTVRRAEGGDESGYGFVLETEDRTVLADRLIVASWARTAFLEDLPVTREPEEPGPVMVVPTDADGRTDCNGLYAAGRITSRNHQAIVNAGNGADVALTLIRDVRPDYYNDWVVPDGYYESYDRAVPEGVEEISVPERRRRSEAAQAGMLEFFGESAETRLEQDGE from the coding sequence ATGACGAACCCCAACGCATCGACCGACTCGACCGTTGCATCGGACTCGACGACTCGCTTGACCGACGACATCCCCACCTACGACGTCGCCGTTATCAGCGGCGGCCCCGCCGGCTGTTCCGCCGCCGTCTTTACCGCACGCGCCGCCCTCGAGACAGTCCTGTTCGAACACGATCGGTCGGCGCTGTTGAAGTCGGCCCACCTCGAGAACTACCTCGGCTTCCCGTTCGGAATCCAGCCGGCACAGTTCCTCGAACTGGCCCGCGAGCACGCTCGTGAGGCCGGCGCTCGCACCCATCGAGCGAGTGTGACGACGGTTCGGCGCGCCGAGGGCGGCGACGAGAGCGGTTACGGGTTCGTCCTCGAGACCGAGGACCGAACCGTCCTGGCCGACCGACTCATCGTCGCTTCGTGGGCCCGGACGGCGTTTCTCGAGGACCTGCCGGTGACCCGCGAGCCCGAGGAGCCGGGTCCGGTGATGGTGGTCCCGACCGATGCGGACGGCCGCACCGACTGCAACGGGCTGTACGCGGCCGGCCGGATCACGAGTCGGAACCATCAGGCGATCGTCAACGCCGGCAACGGTGCCGACGTCGCGCTGACACTCATTCGTGACGTCCGACCGGACTACTACAACGACTGGGTCGTCCCCGACGGCTACTACGAGTCCTACGATCGAGCCGTTCCCGAGGGCGTCGAGGAGATTTCCGTTCCGGAACGTCGACGCCGGAGCGAGGCGGCCCAGGCAGGGATGCTCGAGTTCTTCGGCGAGTCGGCTGAGACGCGACTCGAGCAGGACGGAGAGTAA
- a CDS encoding DUF309 domain-containing protein, with translation MREQLRAGVAIYNAGFYHAAHDAWEEYWLDLEAGTEDERLLHGLIQFTAAVHHARGRNWEGAVGLAESARGYLAGLPADYRDVALEPVRSFLETLAADPELLERRQPIRLEHDGTTPTLADLGFVPTAVAATVLAAELGYDEVPIEQARTYAERDLEAGDDGSRFITLLFDFVREDDHRGIVYQRLTDHVDRRETRETDVEGLF, from the coding sequence ATGCGCGAACAGCTCCGGGCGGGCGTCGCCATCTACAACGCCGGCTTCTATCACGCCGCCCACGACGCCTGGGAGGAGTACTGGCTCGACCTCGAGGCCGGCACCGAGGACGAGCGGTTGCTCCACGGGTTGATCCAGTTTACGGCTGCGGTCCACCACGCCCGAGGCCGTAACTGGGAGGGGGCCGTTGGACTGGCGGAGAGTGCCCGCGGGTATCTTGCCGGACTCCCCGCCGACTACCGCGACGTGGCGCTCGAGCCCGTGCGATCGTTCCTCGAAACCCTCGCGGCGGATCCCGAACTGCTCGAGCGTCGGCAACCGATCCGGCTCGAACACGACGGAACGACGCCGACGCTTGCGGATCTCGGATTCGTGCCGACAGCGGTCGCGGCGACGGTCCTCGCGGCGGAACTTGGATACGACGAGGTGCCGATCGAGCAGGCTCGAACCTACGCCGAACGGGATCTCGAGGCCGGCGACGACGGCAGCCGGTTCATCACGCTGCTGTTCGACTTCGTCCGCGAGGACGACCACCGCGGAATCGTCTACCAGCGGCTTACGGACCACGTTGACCGACGGGAGACTCGAGAGACCGACGTCGAGGGACTGTTCTGA
- a CDS encoding cold-shock protein encodes MAKGNVDFFNDTGGYGFISTDDADDDVFFHMEDVGGPDLEEGTDIEFDIEQAPKGPRATNVTRL; translated from the coding sequence ATGGCGAAAGGAAACGTTGATTTCTTCAACGACACAGGCGGCTACGGTTTCATTTCGACGGACGACGCGGACGACGACGTATTCTTCCACATGGAAGACGTTGGCGGTCCGGACCTCGAAGAAGGCACAGACATCGAATTCGACATCGAACAGGCCCCCAAGGGCCCCCGCGCCACCAACGTCACCCGCCTGTAA
- a CDS encoding PadR family transcriptional regulator, protein MDDLTGFQRDLLYVIAGADEPSGQEVKDEVEKYYNSEINHGRLYPNLDTLVNKALVEKGQLDRRTNYYAISDSGLEQIEDRREWEQQYIE, encoded by the coding sequence ATGGACGATCTGACCGGATTTCAACGCGATCTACTGTACGTGATCGCCGGAGCCGACGAGCCGTCTGGCCAGGAAGTAAAAGACGAAGTCGAGAAGTATTACAACAGCGAGATCAATCACGGCCGTCTGTATCCCAATCTCGACACGCTCGTCAACAAAGCGCTCGTCGAAAAGGGACAGCTCGATCGCCGAACGAACTACTACGCGATCAGCGACAGCGGCCTCGAGCAAATCGAAGACCGGAGAGAGTGGGAACAACAGTACATCGAGTAA
- a CDS encoding aminopeptidase, whose protein sequence is MDERVREHAEVLVDWSARVEAGDDVVLAVGPDAHELAVAVAEALGERGANLLATYSSGEITRAYLRAHDGEFDENPAHELTLVENADVYLSLGGGRNTSATADVPGKTRQAYSSARDEIREARMDTRWVSTVHPTRSLAQQANMAYEEYQDFAYDAILRDWEALAEEMGRMKDVLDEGSEVRLVSRGTDLTMNIEGRTAVNSAASVAYDSHNLPSGEVFTAPYATEGKVTFDVPMTLHGESVRNVRLEFEDGEVIDYDAEQGEDVLTEILETDAGARRLGELGIGMNRGIDRYTDNILFDEKMGDTIHLALGRAYDSNLPDGESGNDSAVHVDMITDVSEDSRLEVDGTVVQRNGRFRWEDGFE, encoded by the coding sequence ATGGACGAACGCGTCCGCGAACACGCCGAGGTACTGGTCGACTGGAGCGCACGGGTCGAGGCGGGTGACGACGTCGTACTCGCCGTCGGACCCGACGCCCACGAACTTGCGGTTGCGGTCGCCGAGGCGCTCGGCGAGCGGGGGGCGAATCTGCTCGCGACCTACAGCTCCGGCGAGATCACTCGCGCGTATCTCCGCGCGCACGACGGCGAGTTCGACGAGAATCCGGCACACGAGCTCACACTGGTCGAGAACGCCGACGTCTACCTCTCGCTCGGCGGCGGACGCAACACGAGCGCGACGGCGGACGTCCCGGGGAAGACGCGCCAGGCCTACAGCAGCGCCAGAGACGAGATCCGCGAGGCGCGAATGGACACCCGCTGGGTCTCGACGGTCCATCCGACTCGGTCGCTCGCCCAGCAGGCGAACATGGCCTACGAGGAGTACCAAGACTTCGCGTACGACGCGATCCTCCGCGATTGGGAGGCCCTGGCCGAGGAGATGGGACGAATGAAAGACGTGCTCGACGAGGGCTCCGAAGTTCGACTTGTCTCTCGCGGGACCGACCTCACCATGAATATCGAGGGCCGAACGGCAGTCAACAGCGCCGCCTCGGTCGCGTACGACTCGCACAATCTCCCCAGCGGTGAGGTGTTCACCGCGCCCTACGCCACCGAGGGCAAAGTGACGTTCGACGTTCCGATGACGCTTCACGGTGAATCGGTCCGGAACGTTCGCCTCGAGTTCGAAGACGGCGAAGTCATCGACTACGACGCCGAACAGGGGGAAGACGTACTCACCGAGATCCTCGAGACCGATGCGGGCGCCCGGCGACTCGGCGAACTCGGTATCGGCATGAACCGCGGCATCGACCGCTACACGGACAATATCCTCTTCGACGAGAAGATGGGCGACACGATCCACCTCGCGCTCGGCCGGGCCTACGATTCGAACCTCCCCGACGGCGAGTCAGGCAACGACTCCGCAGTCCACGTCGACATGATCACCGATGTCAGCGAGGACTCGCGACTCGAGGTCGACGGCACCGTCGTTCAGCGTAATGGACGCTTTCGGTGGGAAGACGGTTTCGAGTAA
- a CDS encoding queuosine precursor transporter — protein sequence MTESNSPSRPPAGPTVAQVALIGLFVTALVTAQLTASKVLAFSLPFSLPVTGAELVLPGAALAYALTFLASDCYAELYGRRAAQIVVNVAFAMNFVVLVLVWSTIAAPAAETSIDPGMFADVLGASTNIVLGSLLAYVVSQNWDVIVFHRIRDYTGREKLWLRNVASTASSQAIDTVIFVAIAFSLAPAVLGVGPVLGVGELLALMVGQYLLKLAIAVVDTPIVYAVVSFVRSREATADEEPTVT from the coding sequence ATGACAGAGTCGAACTCGCCGTCGCGGCCGCCCGCCGGTCCGACGGTCGCACAGGTGGCGTTGATCGGGCTGTTCGTGACGGCGCTCGTGACGGCGCAGTTGACGGCCTCGAAGGTGCTCGCGTTCTCGCTGCCGTTCTCGCTTCCGGTCACGGGCGCGGAGTTGGTACTTCCCGGTGCCGCGCTCGCCTACGCGCTGACGTTTTTGGCCAGCGACTGTTATGCGGAACTGTACGGCCGACGGGCGGCACAGATCGTCGTCAACGTCGCTTTCGCGATGAACTTCGTCGTTCTCGTGCTCGTCTGGTCGACCATCGCGGCTCCCGCGGCCGAGACCAGTATCGATCCCGGAATGTTCGCGGACGTGCTGGGCGCGTCGACGAACATCGTCCTCGGCAGCCTGCTCGCGTACGTCGTCAGCCAGAACTGGGACGTGATCGTCTTCCACCGGATCCGCGACTACACCGGTCGCGAGAAGCTCTGGCTGCGAAACGTCGCCTCGACGGCGAGCAGCCAGGCCATCGACACCGTCATCTTCGTGGCCATCGCCTTCTCGCTCGCGCCGGCCGTCCTCGGCGTCGGTCCCGTCCTGGGCGTCGGCGAACTCCTGGCGCTGATGGTCGGCCAGTACCTGCTGAAACTCGCCATCGCCGTCGTCGACACCCCGATCGTCTACGCCGTCGTCTCGTTCGTCCGCTCGCGCGAGGCGACGGCCGACGAGGAGCCGACGGTCACCTGA